In a single window of the Cydia pomonella isolate Wapato2018A chromosome 2, ilCydPomo1, whole genome shotgun sequence genome:
- the LOC133534667 gene encoding transmembrane protein 62-like isoform X2, with protein sequence MPFSKTAISLLCVLLLLSIFVTNLLNSIATNHSYSENQREGENFTKYLADKYGRITDAKENLIWFMQISDIHLSIFRDPGRISQFQQFCDSTVKKIKPAIVLATGDLTDAKAKDNLGSSQVKTEWVYYHNIIKESRVTEETVWLDIRGNHDNFNIRTLNSQENFFRNFSVQGKTYPKSYVHFEEKNGVRVAFIGIDACPEPGLRRPFNFVGILDSQEQKQIKKLQAEANAKADHIVWFGHYPTSCILSLDTGTEKLDLRTLIGDSEGSQVYVCGHLHTMAGRVPKMYTRHRKGYMEIELGDWKDNRMYRLAAIDHGIFSFVDQKHNTWPLVLVTNPKNAKYTLPGREPLQLLPDSTHIRILAFSDVDIDTVQISFDKISWMNCKHSEGPLYVCLWLPHLFLRDINYLYVTVSDDLGKQAFVEHPFSMDGSTLNFDIMARILLMLDARVVFQAIFGTLLLMNVLPLVYLRWQKQPPRCRRRLTRYVLRSLWLLSKIDKIYYPIVLYAVYVPLGPWAVGELIDGHVGVVFAWGILIKGTFLPEPFTYIKLVHLNDYTPS encoded by the exons ATGCCTTTCTCCAAAACTGCTATATCTCTTCTGTGCGTGTTGTTATTACTTTCAATATTTGTGACGAATTTGCTTAACAGTATTGCGACGAATCACAGTTACTCTGAAAACCAGAGAGAAGGCGAAAATTTCACCAAATACTTGGCTGATAAATACGGACGCATAACAGACGCAAAGGAAAATTTAATTTGGTTTATGCAA ATTTCTGACATCCATTTAAGCATATTTAGGGATCCAGGGAGAATATCACAGTTTCAGCAATTTTGTGATAGTactgtgaaaaaaataaaaccagcaATTGTACTAGCAACTGGGGACTTGACTGATGCTAAAGCCAAGGATAACCTGGGCAGCTCCCAGGTGAAGACAGAATGGGTCTATTACCACAATATTATTAAGGAATCCAGAGTCACAGAAGAAACTGTTTGGTTAGACATAAGAGGCAATCATG ATAATTTTAACATTAGAACATTAAACTCACAAGAAAATTTCTTCAGAAACTTTTCTGTTCAGGGAAAAACATATCCTAAATCATATGTGCATTTTGAAGAGAAGAATGGTGTAAGAGTTGCATTTATTGGCATAGATGCATGCCCAGAGCCTGGTTTGAGGAGACCATTCAACTTTGTTGGTATTCTTGACAGCCaagaacaaaaacaaataaagaaattacaagCAGAGGCAAATGCAAAAGCTGATCATATTGTTTGGTTTGGGCACTATCCTACATCATGCATTCTATCACTTGACACAGGGACAGAGAAGCTGGATCTGAGGACACTGATTGGTGATAGCGAAGGCTCTCAAGTATATGTGTGTGGACATCTGCATACTATGGCTGGCCGTGTTCCTAAAATGTACACAAGGCATAGAAAAGGATACATGGAAATTGAATTAGGAGATTGGAAAGACAACAGAATGTATCGCCTTGCAGCCATTGATCATGGTATATTTTCATTTGTAGATCAGAAACATAACACATGGCCTCTTGTGTTGGTCACAAACccaaaaaatgcaaaatatacTTTGCCTGGAAGAGAACCCTTGCAATTGCTGCCAGATTCAACCCATATAAGGATCCTTGCATTTAGTGATGTCGATATTGATACTgttcaaatatcatttgataaaatTAGCTGGATGAATTGTAAACACTCAGAAGGACCTCTTTATGTCTGTTTATGGCTGCCacacttgtttttacgagaTATTAATTATCTCTATGTAACAGTCAGTGATGATTTGGGAAAACAGGCATTTGTTGAACATCCATTTTCTATGGATGGTTCAACATTGAATTTTGACATAATGGCGAGAATACTTCTTATGCTTGATGCACGAGTAGTG TTCCAGGCAATATTTGGAACTCTTCTTTTAATGAACGTTTTACCGCTAGTGTATTTACGGTGGCAAAAGCAACCTCCGAGATGTCGAAGAAGATTGACCCGATATGTGCTGAGAAGCCTATGGCTCTTGAGTAAAATTGACAAAATATACTATCCCATTGTTCTGTATGCAGTTTACGTGCCACTCGGACCCTGGGCGGTCGGCGAGCTCATCGATGGACACGTAGGCGTGGTTTTCGCCTGGGGAATATTAATAAAAGGAACATTTTTGCCTGAACCTTTCACTTATAT AAAACTTGTACACTTGAACGACTACACACCATCGTAA
- the LOC133534667 gene encoding transmembrane protein 62-like isoform X1 yields MPFSKTAISLLCVLLLLSIFVTNLLNSIATNHSYSENQREGENFTKYLADKYGRITDAKENLIWFMQISDIHLSIFRDPGRISQFQQFCDSTVKKIKPAIVLATGDLTDAKAKDNLGSSQVKTEWVYYHNIIKESRVTEETVWLDIRGNHDNFNIRTLNSQENFFRNFSVQGKTYPKSYVHFEEKNGVRVAFIGIDACPEPGLRRPFNFVGILDSQEQKQIKKLQAEANAKADHIVWFGHYPTSCILSLDTGTEKLDLRTLIGDSEGSQVYVCGHLHTMAGRVPKMYTRHRKGYMEIELGDWKDNRMYRLAAIDHGIFSFVDQKHNTWPLVLVTNPKNAKYTLPGREPLQLLPDSTHIRILAFSDVDIDTVQISFDKISWMNCKHSEGPLYVCLWLPHLFLRDINYLYVTVSDDLGKQAFVEHPFSMDGSTLNFDIMARILLMLDARVVFQAIFGTLLLMNVLPLVYLRWQKQPPRCRRRLTRYVLRSLWLLSKIDKIYYPIVLYAVYVPLGPWAVGELIDGHVGVVFAWGILIKGTFLPEPFTYMYGGVQLLFIQIPLIFVLSHTLQNRLYSSSSRGLKRLIQNLPFIMLLSVQLLLAYFFWLEYGSLAFIFGPLRTWSVLLSITLWYKTLTLPPDYCRKLVHLNDYTPS; encoded by the exons ATGCCTTTCTCCAAAACTGCTATATCTCTTCTGTGCGTGTTGTTATTACTTTCAATATTTGTGACGAATTTGCTTAACAGTATTGCGACGAATCACAGTTACTCTGAAAACCAGAGAGAAGGCGAAAATTTCACCAAATACTTGGCTGATAAATACGGACGCATAACAGACGCAAAGGAAAATTTAATTTGGTTTATGCAA ATTTCTGACATCCATTTAAGCATATTTAGGGATCCAGGGAGAATATCACAGTTTCAGCAATTTTGTGATAGTactgtgaaaaaaataaaaccagcaATTGTACTAGCAACTGGGGACTTGACTGATGCTAAAGCCAAGGATAACCTGGGCAGCTCCCAGGTGAAGACAGAATGGGTCTATTACCACAATATTATTAAGGAATCCAGAGTCACAGAAGAAACTGTTTGGTTAGACATAAGAGGCAATCATG ATAATTTTAACATTAGAACATTAAACTCACAAGAAAATTTCTTCAGAAACTTTTCTGTTCAGGGAAAAACATATCCTAAATCATATGTGCATTTTGAAGAGAAGAATGGTGTAAGAGTTGCATTTATTGGCATAGATGCATGCCCAGAGCCTGGTTTGAGGAGACCATTCAACTTTGTTGGTATTCTTGACAGCCaagaacaaaaacaaataaagaaattacaagCAGAGGCAAATGCAAAAGCTGATCATATTGTTTGGTTTGGGCACTATCCTACATCATGCATTCTATCACTTGACACAGGGACAGAGAAGCTGGATCTGAGGACACTGATTGGTGATAGCGAAGGCTCTCAAGTATATGTGTGTGGACATCTGCATACTATGGCTGGCCGTGTTCCTAAAATGTACACAAGGCATAGAAAAGGATACATGGAAATTGAATTAGGAGATTGGAAAGACAACAGAATGTATCGCCTTGCAGCCATTGATCATGGTATATTTTCATTTGTAGATCAGAAACATAACACATGGCCTCTTGTGTTGGTCACAAACccaaaaaatgcaaaatatacTTTGCCTGGAAGAGAACCCTTGCAATTGCTGCCAGATTCAACCCATATAAGGATCCTTGCATTTAGTGATGTCGATATTGATACTgttcaaatatcatttgataaaatTAGCTGGATGAATTGTAAACACTCAGAAGGACCTCTTTATGTCTGTTTATGGCTGCCacacttgtttttacgagaTATTAATTATCTCTATGTAACAGTCAGTGATGATTTGGGAAAACAGGCATTTGTTGAACATCCATTTTCTATGGATGGTTCAACATTGAATTTTGACATAATGGCGAGAATACTTCTTATGCTTGATGCACGAGTAGTG TTCCAGGCAATATTTGGAACTCTTCTTTTAATGAACGTTTTACCGCTAGTGTATTTACGGTGGCAAAAGCAACCTCCGAGATGTCGAAGAAGATTGACCCGATATGTGCTGAGAAGCCTATGGCTCTTGAGTAAAATTGACAAAATATACTATCCCATTGTTCTGTATGCAGTTTACGTGCCACTCGGACCCTGGGCGGTCGGCGAGCTCATCGATGGACACGTAGGCGTGGTTTTCGCCTGGGGAATATTAATAAAAGGAACATTTTTGCCTGAACCTTTCACTTATATGTATGGAGGCGTACAACTACTTTTTATACAAATCCCTCTTATATTTGTGTTATCGCACACATTACAGAATCGACTTTATAGTTCATCTTCTAGAGGCTTAAAAAGATTGATTCAGAATCTACCGTTCATTATGCTGCTCTCAGTTCAGTTGTTGTTGGCATACTTCTTTTGGCTAGAATATGGAAGTCTGGCTTTTATATTTGGACCTCTCAGAACATGGAGTGTTTTACTAAGTATTACATTGTGGTACAAAACCTTAACACTACCTCCCGATTACTGCAG AAAACTTGTACACTTGAACGACTACACACCATCGTAA